From the Osmerus eperlanus chromosome 19, fOsmEpe2.1, whole genome shotgun sequence genome, one window contains:
- the LOC134039672 gene encoding phospholipase A and acyltransferase 4-like codes for MDPTLYDHKTEPGDLIEIFRWMYQHWAVYIGDGFVIHFAPLSEGVGNSGLMSVRHNKGRVKKEKLSVVVRSDKWRVNNSLDKKFDARPVDLILKDARRMVGAELHYNITMMNCEHFVTELRNGKPESRQVNMLNILNWALYETWILVDYMVG; via the exons ATGGACCCAACTTTG TATGATCACAAGACAGAGCCTGGAGATCTAATTGAGATTTTCCGTTGGATGTATCAGCATTGGGCTGTGTACATTGGAGATGGCTTTGTGATTCACTTCGCACCTCTCT CTGAAGGAGTGGGGAATAGCGGCCTGATGTCAGTGAGGCACAACAAGGGCAGGGTGAAGAAGGAGAAGCTCTCGGTTGTGGTGAGGTCTGACAAGTGGCGCGTTAATAACAGCCTGGATAAGAAGTTTGACGCCAGGCCTGTTGACCTGATCCTGAAAGATGCAAGGCGGATGGTGGGAGCAGAACTTCACTACAATATCACCATGATGAACTGTGAGCACTTTGTCACAGAGCTGAGAAACGGGAAGCCAGAGTCTCGCCAGGTAAATATGCTAAATATACTTAACTGGGCTCTATATGAGACCTGGATCCTAGTAGATTACATGGTAGGATAG